In Zingiber officinale cultivar Zhangliang chromosome 8B, Zo_v1.1, whole genome shotgun sequence, a single genomic region encodes these proteins:
- the LOC122016901 gene encoding diacylglycerol O-acyltransferase 3-like has product MEISGAVLRGTSVVPGVLPIHDSLSGSVPTAAPSMAGFAKRVRSSGRIMGLSASFSDAGHLKYYSPPVRCGGGKCKEEKKKAKLVKGLSKDLAALCSMGIGVGTNQGLAGEVKGKTFTEVAEILMEELKQLRSQEKEMKRKEKEKKAAMKAAIKKDCNESSTSSSSSESSDSECDGEIVNMNGLKNSVVVHETETGSLSIAPSVPPKSAEETEHHNPQKSLQESGNCSFVAPIGGCNSLTSIATEMAVNKIEVCMGGKCKRSGALELMEEFNKKIGSEGAVVGCKCMGKCKEGPNVRVLNHSDEAIAPKRNSLCIGVGLEDVGAIVANFFAEKDASLVAA; this is encoded by the exons ATGGAGATCTCCGGCGCCGTGCTCCGTGGAACCTCGGTCGTTCCCGGCGTTCTTCCGATTCACGATTCCCTGTCCGGATCCGTCCCCACTGCTGCCCCCTCCATGGCGGGCTTCGCTAAGAGGGTTAGGTCTTCGGGTCGAATTATGGGGCTGTCAGCGTCGTTCTCCGACGCGGGACACCTAAAGTACTACTCCCCCCCGGTTCGATGCGGTGGGGGAAagtgcaaggaggagaagaagaaggcaaAGCTGGTGAAGGGGCTGTCAAAGGATCTCGCCGCGCTATGCTCGATGGGCATCGGGGTCGGCACGAACCAAGGGCTCGCTGGGGAAGTCAAGGGGAAGACGTTCACG GAAGTAGCAGAAATTTTGATGGAAGAACTGAAGCAGCTGAGATCACAAGAGAAAGAgatgaaaagaaaggaaaaggaaaagaaggcaGCCATGAAGGCTGCGATTAAGAAAGACTGCAATGAATCATCCAcaagctcttcttcctctgaaTCCAGCGACAGCGAGTGCGACGGTGAGATTGTCAATATGAACGGCCTCAAAAATTCTGTTGTTGTTCACGAAACCGAGACCGGAAGCCTATCGATTGCCCCTTCTGTGCCGCCTAAATCAGCGGAAGAAACAGAGCATCACAACCCTCAAAAGTCGCTTCAAGAGAGCGGTAACTGCAGCTTTGTTGCACCAATTGGCGGTTGCAATAGCTTGACGAGCATCGCGACTGAGATGGCGGTGAACAAGATCGAAGTTTGCATGGGGGGCAAGTGCAAGAGATCCGGGGCGTTGGAGCTAATGGAGGAATTCAACAAGAAGATTGGGAGCGAGGGTGCAGTTGTGGGGTGCAAATGCATGGGCAAGTGCAAGGAAGGGCCAAATGTGCGAGTCTTGAACCATTCTGATGAAGCCATTGCTCCGAAGAGGAATTCTCTCTGCATTGGTGTTGGATTAGAAGATGTCGGCGCGATCGTTGCCAATTTCTTCGCGGAGAAGGACGCAAGTCTGGTTGCAGCTTAA